In the Flavobacterium sp. 90 genome, TAGTTTTGCATTGACAAAAATTGCAAGCACAACTATTGCTAATACCAGAATTCCAAGTTTTAATTTCATTCTTTATATAGTTTATTATAAATCTAAAATAAAAAACCTAATAATCATTTATATCAATCTCTTCTTAAAATTCTGTTAGATGACATTTTTATATCGGGAGAATCTTTGTTTCTTTGTAGAAACAGTTTCAAAATGATACACGCAAAAAATATACATAAATTCTACGACCAACTTGAAGTTCTTAAAGGAGTTGATTTGCATATTAAAAAAGGAGAAATTGTTTCTATCGTTGGTGCTTCTGGTGCCGGAAAAACGACTTTATTACATATTTTAGGTACACTTGACAAACCTTCGAAAGCTGACACAGATAGTTCTTTGACTATAAATGGTCAAAATGTTTTGGGTTTCAATGATAAAGCGTTATCAAAATTCCGAAATTTAAATCTAGGTTTCATTTTTCAGTTTCACCAGCTTTTACCTGAGTTTACAGCTTTAGAAAATGTTTGTATTCCAGCTTATATTGCAGGAAAAAAACCGTCAGAAACAGAAGCTGAAGCTAAAAAATTATTGACTTTCTTAGGATTATCACATCGAATCGATCATAAACCAAACGAACTTTCCGGCGGAGAACAACAACGTGTTGCCGTTGCAAGAGCGCTAATTAATAAACCGGACGTTATTTTTGCCGATGAACCTTCCGGGAATCTCGACACACATTCTGCCGAAAATTTACATCAATTGTTCTTTCAGCTTCGTGACGAATTTGGACAGACTTTTGTCATCGTAACTCACAACGAAGAACTTGCAAATATGGCCGATAGAAAATTGGTAATGGTTGATGGTTTAATTAGTAATTAGGAGCTATTTCCTGCTATCCGCTCTATCTTTTCCTTGCTAAAGAAGCAAGAAAAAGGATGCCGCTTTTATCAGGGCTAGGCTTTACAATAATAATTACCTTTTATTAAATTATGACTAAAAAAGAACTTAAAGAATTTCTCGACGAAAAAGTCATTCAATATAACAATCAGGATTTCATTGAAAGTGATCCTGTACAAATTCCGCATTTATTTTCTCAAAAAGAAGACATTGAAATCGCAGGTTTCTTAAGCGCTACAATCGCTTGGGGAAATCGTAAAATGATTATCAAAAACTCTCATCAA is a window encoding:
- a CDS encoding ABC transporter ATP-binding protein — its product is MIHAKNIHKFYDQLEVLKGVDLHIKKGEIVSIVGASGAGKTTLLHILGTLDKPSKADTDSSLTINGQNVLGFNDKALSKFRNLNLGFIFQFHQLLPEFTALENVCIPAYIAGKKPSETEAEAKKLLTFLGLSHRIDHKPNELSGGEQQRVAVARALINKPDVIFADEPSGNLDTHSAENLHQLFFQLRDEFGQTFVIVTHNEELANMADRKLVMVDGLISN